GTGGTAGCGGACGCCTCGCTGCCATGATCGACCCGTCACGCGTATCAGAACACCTCGGCGTCGACCTCTCCGAAGAAGGACTGGCTCGTGCTCGGGCGCTTAACCTTTCGCATGCCCGTTTCGAATCCGGAAATTTCGAAATATGGCGCCCGGCCAAATCTTACGATGTCATCACCTTTAATGAATGCCTTGGCTACGCGGTGCATCCCGCCACCACGGCCGCCACATTTGGTCGTTATCTCACGCCAGGCGGAGTGATGATCATTTCACACTTTCGCTGGGGCAACCACGCAGCGGTGTGGAAGAGCCTCGAGGACCACTTCACCGTAGTCGAAGCTCGCACCGCCACCAATGACCAAGGTCAGATCTGGGACCTTAAGGTGCTGCGACCCAAACAATGATCGGACTCACTTTCGGTTAACCGGTATATTTTGTGAAAAAAGTTCTTATCATCAGTCCGCACTTCGCGCCCACCAATGCCCCAGATATGCAGCGTGCGCGACTGGCGATACCCTACTTGAAGGAACACGGTTGGGAGCCGGTTGTATTGGCCATCGCCCCCGAGTTTATCGAAGGCGGCGTTTTGGATCCGCTGCTCGAGGCAACCTATCCGGCAGATACACGTATTATCCGGGTGCGGGGAATTTCGCCCAAACTTACGCGATGGCTCGGTATCGGCAGCCTCTGGCTGAGATGTGGACGGGCATTCCGCATCGCTGGCGAAAAATTATTGGCCAAAGAAAAATTCGATCTGGTTTTTTTTACGACGACACAGTTTGACGCCTTTAAACTGGGTCCTCTCTGGAAGCGTAAATTCGGGGTGCCTTACGTCCTCGATTATCAAGATCCCTGGGTGAATGATTATTATGAGCGCACACGCACCAAACCGCCCGGAGGCGCCCTGAAATTTGCCTTTGCCCAATGGCGCGCACGCCAGCAGGAGCCCGAAACATTACGGGAATCATCCGGCGTAGTCGCCGTATCGGATGCCTACGGTCGTAATCTCGCCGCACATTACCCTTGGTTTTCAGCCAATCAAGTCCGGCTACTTCCCTTTGGTGCCGCCGCCAAAGATATCGCAACAGCCCGGCAGCACACTCCCGCAAAACCGGTGGTAGATTTTAACGACGGCTGTTTTCATCATATATATGCCGGTCGTTGCGGTCCGGATATGTCTATCTCGCTCACGACTATTTTCCGCGCTTTCAAAAATTTCCGAGAGCACAATCCGCAAAAAGCGGCCAGCATACGTTTCCACTTTATCGGAACGGATTATGCGCCTCCGCCGCTGGGCAGAGAATGGGCTATGCCCATTGCGCGAGCGGAAGGCGTGGCCGACCACGTAACCGAGCATTGTTACCGTGTGCCGTATTTCGATGCACTTTACTACCTTGTTAAGGCCGATGCGCTGCTTGCGGTAGGTTCCAACGATCCCACGTATAGTGCTTCAAAAATATTCCCCTACATACTTGCTGAACGTCCGATGATAGTCGTTTTTAACCGGCACAGCCCGGTCCTCGCTTTCGCCAAACAGGCCGACTGCGGAGAGCGCTTCAGCTTCGATAACGCCGATGATATCGATGAGATTGCGCGCCAAATCGAAGACGTCTGGTTCAATCAAGACCACATGCATCTCGTTAGAGAACCCAACGTCACGGCATTTCTCCCATTTACAGCTGAAAGCATGACGACTCAGCTTGTCAGCTGCTTCAATTCTGCAGTCTCTGCTTCGAATGAGCAATAGCTCCTACAAAGGACCGGTTACGCTGGACCGCTATACTCGAATCAGTGAGTTGGGTGACACCCTGCATTCACTTTTGAACAAGGGTATTCCCATAGTCGGGATTATCATCCTCCTGCTTGTTCTTAAAATGTTCCTGCAAGATGCCCCGGGCTGGCTGGGGCTTTTATGGATAGGTGCTGGCACGTGTATCGGACTGCTGGTCTGGCATAGTGCAGGAATCGGACTGCCGCTGTTGCCATTGTTAGCCATACAGCATTTTGCAGTTTATGGGATACCGCTAATCAATCGCAACGAAACCCTGGCCGACTACTCCGACACACTCCGGGACCGTGCAGGCATGGAGGTGCTTATATTGATGGTAGTGTGCTCGATTTCATGGAGGTTCGGCATGCAGTTATTCCGCCCTTCCCCTCCTGTTGCGCACACACTGCGGATTTTTGTTACAGAAGGGAATAAAGTGCTCAACCGACTTGGAGTCGCCCTCATTCTCACATCCGCAGGTTACGAACTGCTCAACACCCTGCATCTGACATCCGCTGTCCTGTCTTTATTTCCAGCAGGCACTCAATCGATCGTCGTAGCCATAATTGGCGCAGCTGGCATGTCCGGATATTTCCTGGTATCCATGTTTATTGCCAGCGGTGAAGCGCACCGTAACACACGAACCATTTTTGGAGTAGTGCTGGTCAGTCATCTAATCCTGATGACCGCATCCATCCTTTTGTCTTCGGTTATCAATATCATCGGTGCGGTAACACTGGGACTTTTCTGGGGATCTGGCCGCATGCCCAAAATGTTTCTTTTGATATGCGCGATTACCCTGTCATTTCTTAATATAGGTAAGTTTGAAATGCGGGAACGCTATTGGGGCGCATCAGGCCAAGTGACTACCAACGTCTCAATAGCCAAATTCCCCGCTTACTATTGGGAATGGGCCGGCTACAGCACGAACAAAATTTTCGGTCAAACCGATGATTACGTCGGCAAAAAAAATGATAACCGGCAGACCATGCTATCGCGCATGGATAACATGCAAAACCTGCTCTATGTCTCGAATAAAGTAACGGTCGAAAAAACCCCGGTCTTGGGCGGCGAAACCTATAGCCTAATACCTCCGCTTCTCATCCCGCGAATTCTGTGGCCTGACAAACCGCGCGCACATGAAGGCCAGGCATTGCTGAATGTGCATTATGGACGTCAATCGCAGGCAGACACTTTTACCACCTATGTCGCATGGGGACTTTTACCTGAAGCGTATGGCAATTTCGGGCCCATATGGGGCGCAGTCATTTTAGGAGTTACGCTTGGAATTATTTTCGCATGGATCGAAAATGCCACCGCCGCCAAACCGCTATTATCCTTGGAAGGAATGGTCACTTTTTCACTGCTGATTGGTTTTGCCGCCTCGTTCGAAATGGTCTCCAGCGTGCTGGTCACTTCGTTATTTCAATCGATCGTAACCATATCGATGGCCTGCATTCCCTTCGTTCAAAGCACGAGTGTGATCCGCCCCGAAGAGTCAGAAGCTGAATCCGAGTAAATCCGGGTTAACCCACTACATGTCGCAACCACCAAGTAGCAACACTCCTTCGGAAAGCCACTCACATAGGCATTATGTCTTATTGGATTGGATGCGATTCCTCGCCGCCTTCCTTGTCGTATTATGCCATGCTCGACCCGAGCATTGGGTTGCGTGGTCAGAACTAAATAAAGATCACGAAATCATCTCCAAGTTGTTTTTCCTCTTAATTCGTCCTGGGCCGGAGGCCGTGGTAATTTTCTTCGTTCTCAGCGGCTACTTTGTTGGAGGCAAGGTGATGGAACGTTTTGCAAACGGGACATTTAAGCCGGAAGATTATCTGCGAGATCGCATCAGCAGAATTTTTACTCCACTGCTGCCGAGCCTGCTCCTTACCATAATCTGCGTTTGGATAGTAAATCGTGGATTCACAGATGGGTTTGGCTTGGAGCTACTCGGCAATATTTTCCAGATGCAAGGTATCCTGTGTGAGAGGCTCGAAGGAAACGCACCTCTTTGGTCACTCAGTTACGAAGTTTGGTTTTATACATTTGCCGGAGCATTGGCGACCCTATGCCTGCGCCCCCATAAAAAAAACGTCACTTGGCTAATCTCCGGAGCGTTAATTTTGTTTTCAGCATGGTGTCTCACAATGCTCGATACAGTTTATTTTTTCTGCTGGATCATGGGCGCACTTGCCTACGTTTTGCCCATGCCTGACTTTGGCAAAAAGGGCCTGATCGCAGGGCTTGTGTTAGCATTTATAGCCGCTTCAACAAGTCAGGCGACAGGAACCTACCAAGGCGGATTGATCGCAAACTCCGAGCCCATCCATAAAGCTGCCACCCTGTTATTAGCCGCATCCGTCTCCTTTCTCATCCCTATTCTCGCCAATACTGGATGGCGATTTTCATCATCCCGGATAATGCTATCAGGGCCCTATTTAGCAGCTTTTTCCTATACTCTATACCTGACTCATTATCCGTTGTTGCTCGTGATGAACACACTGCATGCCCCATTCCAAGCATTCACCCCGGTTTCGGTGTGCTTATTTTTCATAAAGATCGGTGTTTGCGTGGCGGTTGCATGGCTTGTTTATCTGCCTTTCGAACGAAATACCGCCCGTGTGCGCGGATTCATCCATAAGCATCAATCGCTCCCCCCTGCATCTTTGTGACCCCACCCCGCATCAGACTAGGGGTGATGGTTTCCCATCCCATCCAGTATTACAGCCCGTGGTTTCGATGGATGAGTGCGCACGGATGGACATTGCGGGTGTTTTTTTTATGGGATTTCGGCGTGGTCAAAAAGACGGATCGCGAGTTCGGGCGCGAACTGGCGTGGGATGTCGATCTTCTATCGGGATATGAACATGAATTTGTCCCAAATGCAGCTCGTGATCCCGGCACCCACCATTTGCGCGGTCTCAATAATCCCAGCCTCAACCATCGGATCCAACAGTGGAAACCCGATGCCATTCTCGTTTTTGGATACAAATATGTTTCCCATCTAAAACTCATTCTAAGCACCGACACTCCGCTGATTTTTCGAGGGGATTCGCACCTGCTTGATGTCCCGGCTCCGCGGCCGTTGAAGCGCGGCCTGCTGCGGTGTCTTTACGCCCGCTTTTCTGCGATCACTTACGTGGGACTCGCCAACCGTGATTATTTTCGGACGTTTGGTGTTCCAGAGAAAAAACTCTTTCATGTTCCGCATTGCGTGAATGCTGAACACTTCGTCGCCAGCGAAAGCAATCGCGCTCAAGCGGTCGCGCTCAAGGAATCGCTTGGTTTGTCCGGCTGCAAAATCCTGCTATTTGCCGGCAAGCTCATCCCCAAAAAACAACCTCGCGAACTGCTCGCTGCGTTTCTCTCAACAGACGTGACCACGGGGGACGCAGCCCTCGTATTCGTGGGTGAAGGCGAAGAGCTTGCCGCCCTCCGCCAACTTGCCGCCACGCGAACGGATAAACTCGTGCGCTTTCTTCCCTTTGCCAATCAAAGCGAGATGCCGTCGCGCTATCTGCTCGCGAATATTTTTGCGCTTCCTTCGCGTGGTCCAGAGGAAACCTGGGGATTGGCCGTCAACGAAGCCATGCACCTCGGGGTGCCGTGTCTGGTGAGTGATCGCGTAGGCTGTCAGCGTGACTTGGTAACAGACAAGGAAACCGGTTGGGTATTTTCCGTGGACACGCCCGACGGTCTGCGTGATGCGCTCCATCGTGCCTTTGCCGACATAGATCGCGATGCCGAGGGATTTCGCCAGCGCGTGGCCGCACGCATCGCCGGTTATACCTACGCCACCGCCACCAAGGGTCTCGCCCTCGCAGTGCAGCATGCGGTCGCCCCTTCCGGACGCGTGGTTTAACGGTTGCCCCGCCAGCACGTTCTCAAACACTTTTATACGTGGCGTCACCTACCTCATCACGGCCTTATCTAGGCGAAGGCAATGTCACTCCAAACCCGCGTGCGGAAATCGCACGTCGTTATGTTTGGGCTCTCATTCAAGCCACTCTGTTTCGTTGGAGTCCGCGAGGGTTGCATAGGTTTCGCGTGATGCTTTTACGCATGTTTGGCGCGAACATCTGCGCCGACGGCCATGTGCGCATTTATCCGACCGCGCGAGTGATTTACCCATGGAAGCTCACCTGTGAAGACCGCGTCATGATTGGACCGGACGTAAACATTTACAACCTCGCCCCAGTCACGCTCGGCTATGGTGCACAGCTGAGCCAAGCTGTTCATTTATGCGCAGGAACGCACGATTATACGCGCTGGGCCATGCCGTTGGTCGCCCGTCCGATCACACTTTCCCCGAATGTCTGGCTGGGCGCCGAGGTTTTTGTGGGACCCGGCGTCACCATCGGAGAACTTGCCGTGATCGGTGCGCGTTCTGTCGTCGTCAAGGATCAGCCTGCTCGAATGGTCTGCGCCGGCAACCCGTGCAAACCGCTCAAGTCACGCCCGGATCCGCAATGAAAATTGCCCAGATTGTCCCCAGTCTTGAAGCCCGCCACGGCGGCCCATCAAGGTCGGTGCGTGGACTCGCCGAGGGGCTCGCCCTCTGTGGCCAACAGGTCGAGCTGCTCACCACGGGACCATTGGTAGCAGCCCACACGGGGGCCAGTGCGCTCACCACCTTTGCATTCCCGCGCCAATGCCCCGAGTCGATCGCCCGCTCGACATCGTTGAGCACACATCTGGGTGCCCATTCCTACGATATCATCCATAGCCATGGGCTCTGGCAGCGCACGTTGCATTACGCACATGCCGCCGCACGCAAGACAGGTGCTCCCCTCGTGATTTCTCCGCGTGGCATGATGAGCCCCTGGGCGTGGCGGCACCGGCGATGGAAAAAACGCCTCGCATCCATGCTCGTTCACCCCGGTGCATTTCTCGGTGCCAGCGGCTGGCACGCGACCAGCCATGAGGAAGCCGAAGACATTCGTCAGCTCGGCTTCACCCAACCCATCTGCGTTGCGCATAACGGGGTCATCCCTCCCTCACTCGCCGAAGAGGAGTCCGCCGCCGCAAACTGGCGCACTTTTTTACCTGATTTAAACGGCCGTCGCGTGGCGTTGTTTTACTCACGGTTTCATTCAAAAAAACGGGTATTGGAACTCATTGATCTCTGGCTTTCAAAGCCGCGCAATGACTGGGTCCTGCTGCTGGCGGGGATCCCCGAACAATACTCGGTCAACGAGCTGGATTCTTACATCACCAGCAACGGAGGCTCCGGACGCATCATCGTGCAAGATGGTGCGAACCGTCCTCCGCCTTACGCCCTGGCATCGCTTTTCCTGCTTCCCTCCCATTCGGAAAACTTCGGCCTGGTTATCGCTGAAGCGTTGGTGCGCGGCGTGCCCGTTCTCACAACCGATGCCACGCCATGGCGGGATCTTGCGGTGCAAGGCGCAGGGCTTTGCGTATCCTGGGAAAACTACAGTGACGCACTCGATTCACTGCTCAATGAATCAGCCTTGTCCCTGCAGCAGTCCGGACAACGCGCACGCGTTTGGGCGAGCGAAACCTATTCATGGGAAAAGGCCGCACAAACGATCCTGGCATTTTACGATCAACTCACCCACCGATGAGCAAAACATCGGCCTCCACGTCAGCGCCCTTGGAAAAGGCCGTGTTCATCCATTCGACTGTATTGCTCCTCTGCTCAGCCTGGATCTATGGCGGCAATATTTGGTGGATGCGCATCGCACTCAGTCTTTGGACATCACTGGGCGCCGGACTTACACTGCTTGCTTTTTGCCAACGCGGCTCGCGAGGCGAAGCCGCACGACGCAAAATTTGGTGGCTGACCCCGCTGGCTCTTTTTAGCGGCCTCATTCTGCTCAGCGTATTTAATCCCAGCTTTCGGACGGTCCACATCGATGATGCCGTTTCATATGTGAAGACCACGGTGCAAAAACCGCATTGGCCCAGCACGATCTCCACTGAGTTAACATTACGTGCCTGGTGGTTTGGAGCCGGAGTCTATTTATCCGCATTCAACATTGTCTGCCTGATTCAGAGTCGTTCGATTTTGAGAAAAATCATGGTCTTGATCAGTGTCAGCACCCTGTTGCTGGCGGTGATGGGCACGCTGCAAAAGCTATCCGGCGTTGGTTTTTATTTCGGCGCGACCGAGTCACCCAATCCGCGTTTTTTTGCCACCTTCATCTACTATAACCACTGGGGCGCTTTCATGCTGCTCGGCCTTACGACCGCGATAGGTCTGCTGTTTTACCACGCCCGACGCTACGAAAGTCGTGATCTCTGGCACTCTCCTTTCAGCGCTGCACTCGTCGGGGTCTTGCTTATCGCCACCAGCGCGCCTGTCAGTGCGTCGCGGGCCAGCACCGTGATTACCGCCCTGGTGTTAGCCATCGGCCTCACTCATGCGCTTTCCCGCATCGTCAACTTGCGGCGCGCACGCAGACAGAATCCCTGGCCGCTGTTGTTAACTATCATTACACTGGCGGTCATCACCAGCAGTGCGATCAGCTGGTTGTCCTATCAAACGCTCACGCAACGTTTCAACGAGACCCAACTGGCGATTGATCAAAATCAATCCGTCTTCGGTGGCCGAGCCGAACTCTATCGCGACACTTGGAGTTTAGCGAAAGAGAAACCCGTGTTCGGCTGGGGCCTTGATACCTATTCAATCGGGTTTCAGATGATCAGGCCCTACACGGTCAATTTACGTGATCGCTCGGAGAATATTTTCGCCACCGCGCACAACGACTGGCTCCAGTCCCTCGCCGAAAACGGATTCGCTGGCACCATCCTGCTGATGGCGATGGGGCTTATTCCATTGATCATGATCCCGACCCGGCAGTTTTTTCACCCCTTGGTTATCTACCCGCTACTAGGTTGCGCACTGTTGCTGCTTTATGCCTTGGTCGAGTTTCCTTTCGCGAATGGCGCCGTTATGATCACTTTTTGGACTCTGCTTTTCACCACTGTTGCCTACGCCCGGCTGACCGACACTGCTTCCCGCACCCACCATGAGTGAGCTTTGCCCTATCTCGATTCTCATTCCCGCCAAAAACGAGATTTCGAATATCCGTGCCTGCATCGAGTCCGCTCGCTTCGCCGACGAAATTGTCGTGGTCGACTCGAACAGCACGGATAGCACGCAGGAAATTTCTATTTCTCTCGGCGCACGCGTGGTGGATTTCAAATGGAACGGAGCCTTCCCTAAAAAGAAAAATTGGGCCTTGGCCAACATAGCGTGGAAACACCCATGGGTATTCATTCTGGATGCAGATGAGCGCATCACTCCAGAGCTCGCCGGCGAACTGCGCGCCATAGCCACACAGCCGGCGCCTGCATGCGAAGGCTATTACGTAAACCGGCGTTTTTGGTTTCTCGATGGCTGGCTCATGCACTGCGGCTATTATCCGAGTTGGAATCTTCGTTTCTTTCGCCACGAACTGGGGCGCTACGAACAATTCACTGGCGTCGGTGACACGCAATCCGGCGACAACGAGGTTCACGAGCATGTCATTCTAAACGGACGCTCCGGTCATCTTAAATACGAGATGGAGCACTACGCCTTCCCCACGATTTCCATCTGGATCGAAAAACATAATCGCTACTCCAACTGGGAGGCACGCTTGCTCCGGTCCGAAGAAGGCAGCGCCTCCGCCTCGTCTGCCTCCATCACGCCGGAATTGGCCCGCAAACGCCGCATTAAACACTTCGCCGCCCGACTCCCCTTCAGACCCACGCTCCGCTTCTTTTATCACTATGTCTGGAGACGCGGCTTTCTGGATGGCTATCGTGGCTACGTATTTTGCCGGCTCATGGCTTTTTATGAATTCATGAACGTGACCAAAGCCGCCGAACTTCAACGCACGGGCACCAAGTGAGTTGAGCGAGAATTTTTTGCATATTACTATCACAAAGTCCCGGTGAAGTAAGCTGTTTGACGCGCTAGGGGTTTAACCCCATTCGCACGATTGTTTAAAGCGCACGGCTCACGCTCTCAATGCATCAAAATCGCAAAGCATCCCTCGCACTTGTCCTGCTTGATTTCGTGATGCTGCTGCTGGCCTTCAATGCCGCAGGTTGGATGCGCGGCATCATCAGCCCGGCGGAATGGATCATCCTGCCGTTGTGCGTGCCCCTACTGCTGGTGGTTGCCAGCATCTACCTCATCGATGGCTACAAGGCTCAGACTGACATGATCAGTCTGGACTACACCAGTGAACACATCATCGCGTTGCTCGCTGCCATGGTGGGCACGTTGCTGTTCACCTTCGTATTTCTGACCGGCGGCTATCCTTTGCAGCAAAGTCGCGGTGTCATCCTCCTCAGTTTCCTGATCTACATTCCGCTTTCGCTAGGCTACCGGCGCGCGGTGTATTCGGCCGGGCGCGCCTTGCGCCGCGAACAGTCGCTCGTGTTTGTCGGCGATGCTGAAACCGGCGCAGTTTTTGAACAGGAATGCCTTCGCATGGGCTGCAAGCAGCCCATCGTTCATGCATCGCCCACCCAAGAAAATGAGGCCCCCGACAACTCTCAGATCGATACGGTGCTCGGCAAAATTGAGCGCGGCGAAATCGAGGTTGAAGCCGTCATTCTGCGTGAGAACAACCGCGATCTCAATTCACACATCTCACAACGGCTGGTCGAACTCTACTTCCGCGGAGTTCCCACCTATACGCTCGAACTCTTTCATCAGGTTTATTGGCGCAAAATCCCCCTCTATCGCCTGAACCAGACCTGGCTTTTCCAAGAAGGCTTCAAGATCGCGCGCGAACCGGTGTTTGAACGTCTCAAACGCCTCAGCGACATCTTTCTTTCATTGTTCGCGCTCACCATCGGTGCCCCGTTGTTTTTGGGCATCGCGCTCGCCATCTGGATCGATGACCGCGGTCCCGTGCTGTTTTGCCAGACACGCATTGGAAAAAATCGCGTGCCCTTCCGGCTTTTCAAGTTCCGCACGATGCGTCCCAACGACGGCAAAGACGTCTACACTAAAGTCGGCGACATGCGCATCACCCGCATCGGGAAATTCCTGCGCTCCAGCCGGCTCGATGAACTGCCCCAGATGCTCAACGTGCTCTTCGGTGACATGAGCCTCATCGGTCCCCGCGCCGAATGGGATAAGCTGGTCGACAAATACGAAACCCAAATCCCCTGCTACCACTTCCGCCATTTGGTGAAACCGGGCATCACGGGGTGGGCGCAGGTCAACTATCCCTACGGCGCCAATCTGGACGACACGCTGCGTAAACTGGAATACGACCTATATTACATCCGGCATTTTTCCTTCCTCATCGATGCGGCCATCGTCCTGAAGACGATTCACATCATGCTGTTTGGCAAAGGCCGTTGATCGCGCATAGTTAGTTACATGTCCAAACCCTACGATCTTCTCGTCATCGGCGGTGGCTCCGCCGGCTTCAACGCCGCTCGCGTCGCGGCCTCGCTCGGCAAACGCGTCGCCGTCGTGGACGGTGCCAAGATCATCGCCGGCCTCTGCATCCTCAACGGCTGCATGCCGTCCAAGACCCTGCTCTACTCCACAGAGATTCTTCATCTCGCTCAAAAAGGGAAAATCTTCGGGCTTAAAATCCCCTCGGCCAAAGCCGACATGAAGGCCCTTCACGCACGCAAAAAAAAGATCATCGGCGAATTCGCCGCCTACCGCGCGCAGGCCCTCGAATCCGGCAAATACGACGTTTACCGCAGCTATGCCCGCTTCGTTGATCCGCACACCGTCGAACTCGCGGACGGCACCACGCTCACCGCCAAAAAATTTCTCATCGCCACTGGCTCCAAGGTCAGCGTCCCTGCAGCCGTGCCTGGGCTCGCCGCCACGCCATTTTGGACCAGCGACGATGTCCTCGAACTCGATTTTATTCCCGAGAGCGTAATCGTCCTCGGCGGCGGCATCGTCGCTTGCGAACTCGCCCAGTTCCTCCGTCGCATCGGCTCCAAGGTCACCCTCATCCAACGCAGCAAAAACATCCTCAAAGATCACTCCGCCGCAGCAACTGAAGTCATCCAGCAGGCCTTCCGCGACGAAGGTATCGATCTTCACACCGACACCAAAATCACCGCCATCTCTGGTGATAAAAAAGGTGTCACCGTGAAATTCACCAGCGCCGGTAAATCTGTCATTCGCAAGGCACGTTATCTCTTCAACGCCCTTGGGCGCGAACCCAACACCTCCAGCCTCAACCTCGCCGCCGCCGGCGTGAAACTCACCGGCGAAGGCCGCGTGCGCGTGAACCGCTGGCAGCAATCCTCCGCCAAACATATTTACGCCGGCGGTGACGTGGCCGGCCCGCACGACATCGTCCACCTCGCAGTCGCTCAAGGTGAACTCGCCGCCCGT
This portion of the Rariglobus hedericola genome encodes:
- a CDS encoding dihydrolipoyl dehydrogenase family protein — translated: MSKPYDLLVIGGGSAGFNAARVAASLGKRVAVVDGAKIIAGLCILNGCMPSKTLLYSTEILHLAQKGKIFGLKIPSAKADMKALHARKKKIIGEFAAYRAQALESGKYDVYRSYARFVDPHTVELADGTTLTAKKFLIATGSKVSVPAAVPGLAATPFWTSDDVLELDFIPESVIVLGGGIVACELAQFLRRIGSKVTLIQRSKNILKDHSAAATEVIQQAFRDEGIDLHTDTKITAISGDKKGVTVKFTSAGKSVIRKARYLFNALGREPNTSSLNLAAAGVKLTGEGRVRVNRWQQSSAKHIYAGGDVAGPHDIVHLAVAQGELAARHAFGVKGIKPIDHALLLNVVFTEPPLATIGVQESELSERDEKFLVATYPFNDHGKSILMDANYGYVKVIAEPKHGRILGAEIVGAQAGDLIHIFSGPLAMKATVFDLLRAPWYHPTLAEILTYPLEEIADQIKVSKK